The Jannaschia sp. M317 DNA segment ATGCGGGCGGCACCCTGGCCCTCGATCTCGATCAGGATGATGCCGCGGACGGCACGATCGCCCAGGTCCCCCTTGAGCACCGCGCGGTATCCCAGGATTTCACCTGCTTCGGTCAGGCGATCCATCCGGGCCCGCACCGTGGCACGGGTGACCCCCAGATCAGCCGCCAGCGTCGAGACGGAGGCCCGGCCATCCGCCGATAGCGCGGCCAGCAGGCGCAGGTCGAGTTTATCCATTTTGTCGGGTCACCTTGCGCAATTTGGTCGATGAGATGCTCATTTCGATCACTTATCGCGCTACGATCTGCCGGGCCAGTCTGATCAATCCAACCGCAAGAACGGAGACACACATGACCAAGACCATTTCCCTGATCGGTGCGCCGATCCAGACCGGAGCCTGGCGGAGGGGCTGCCTGATGGGTCCCGATGCCCTGCGCACGGCAGGATTGCGCCAGGCGTTGGTCGACCTGGGCCATGATGTCACCGACCGGGGCAACGTGGCCCCGCTGGCCGCCGAGGTGCCACCCGCGCGCAACACTGCGATCCGTGATCTGTCGCTCTGTGCCGGGTGGGTTGGTGCCCTGCAGGCAGAGGCAGGGCGCGTCGCGGCCCATGACATCCCGATCTTTCTGGGCGGTGATCACCTGATGGCTGCGGGCACCGTTCCTGCCATGGCCGCCCGCGCCGAGGCGGCGGGCCGACCGCTGTTCGTGCTGTGGCTGGACGCCCATTCGGACATCCACGATTTCGACAGCACCGACACCGGCAACCTGCATGGTACGCCGGTTGCCTATTTCACCGGGCTGTCCGACTTTTCCCCGCAGTTCCCTGTGCTGCCTGCACGCGTCGACCCGGCCAACATCTGCATGATCGGGCTGCGGTCGGTGGACCCGCACGAGAAATCGGTGCTGGCCGCGACCGACATTCAGGTCGCGGACATGCGCGCGATCGACGAACATGGCATCGCCACGCCGCTGCGCGCCTTTCTCGACCGGGTAGAGGCCGCGAATGGGCATCTGCACGTCAGCTTCGATGTCGATTTCCTTGACCCCGACATCGCCCCCGCCGTGGGCACCACCGTGCCCGGCGGTGCCACCTTCCGCGAGGCGCATCTGGTGATGGAATGGCTGCACGACAGCGGCCTTGTCACCTCGCTCGACATCGCAGAGCTGAACCCCTTCATGGACGACCGTGGCAAGACGGCGCGCCTGATGGTGGATTTCGTGGCCTCGCTGTTTGGCAAATCCGTCCTCGACCGCCCGACGCGAGGCTGATCATGGCATCCGTTCAGGCCCCCTCTGCCGTTGTGATGATCCGGCCGCTGGCGTTTCGGTCCAACCCCGAAACCCGCGCCGACAACGGCTTTCAGACCGGCGGCGGCAGTGTCGAGGAACCGGGCCGTGCAACGGCGGAATTCGATGCCGTGGTTGCCAGCCTGCGGGCCGAGGGCGTGACGGTTCATGTCCATGAGGACGACGGCAGCCGCGACACCCCCGACAGCGTGTTTCCGAACAACTGGTTTTCGACCCATGCGGGCGGACATATCGCGGTCTATCCGATGTTCCCCGAAAACCGCCGCCGGGAACGGCGCTGGGATGTGATCGAACAGCTGAAGCAGGACTACCGGGTTCAGGACGTGATCGATTATTCCGGGTTGGAGCGGGACGGCCTGGCCCTGGAAGGCACCGGGGCCATGGTTCTCGACCACATCGGGCGGGTGGCCTATGTGGCGCGGTCGAACCGCGCCGATCCCGTTATCCTGGAGCGGTTCTGCACCCACTTCGGTTATGAACCCATGGCGTTCGATGCGCGCGACGCACGGGGGATGAGAGTCTATCATACCAACGTCATCCTGACGATCGGGACCGGCTTTGCGCTGATCTGTCTCGACATGATCGACGATCCCGACCGCCGCGCCGAGGTGGCCGAGCGTCTGGCCGAGGATGGCCGGGACGTCATCGACCTGACCCCGGCACAGATCGACGGCTTTGCCGGCAACGCGCTGGAACTTGCCGGACGCGACGGTGCCGTCCTGGCGCTTTCGGCCCGCGCGCACGCCGTCCTGAGCGACGCGCAGCGGGCGCGCATTACCGCGCACGCCCGGCTGTTGCCGATGCCCGTGCCCACCATAGAAACCGCCGGCGGATCGATCCGCTGCATGCTGGCGGGCGTTCATCTTTCGCCTCGAAAGGCCAAGCCATGACCCTCTCCCCCTCCCGCCTGGCGATGGTGCCCTTCGTGTCTGTCCACGACATGATGAAGATCGTGAACGAGACCGGCGTGGCCGAAACCATCGCCGCCATCGCCGACCGGATCGAGGCGGATTTCCTGCGCTGGGAAGACTTCGACAAGGTGGCGCGCGTGCCCTCCCACTCCGAGGAAGGCGTGATCGAGTTGATGCCGACGTCGGACGGGGAATTCTACGGTTTCAAATACGTCAACGGTCACCCGGCCAACATGGCGCGCGGCTTTCAGACGGTCACGGCCTTTGGCGTGCTGGCGCGGGTCGATAACGGCTATCCGGTGATGCTGACGGAAATGACGGTGCTGACGGCGCTGCGCACGGCGGCCATGTCGGTCGTCGCCGCCCGCCACCTGGCCCCAAAGGGGGCCCGCGTCATGGCCATGATCGGCAACGGCGCGCAATGCGAGTTCCAGGCGCTGGGCTTCCATCACTGCCTGGGGATCGAGGAGGTGCGGCTTTACGATATCGACCCGGAGGCCACCGCCAAGGCCGCGCGCAACCTGTCGCGCACCGGCCTGCGCGTCGTGCCCTGCACCACCGCCGAAGAGGCCATCGCCGGGGCCCAGATCATCACCACCTGCACCGCCGACAAGAAGCAGGCGACGATCCTCAGCGACAACATGGTCGGCGCGGGCGTGCACCTGAACGCCATCGGCGGCGATTGTCCCGGCAAGACGGAACTGCACCGCGACATCCTGCTGCGGTCCGACATCTTTGTCGAATACCCGCCGCAAACCCGGGTGGAGGGAGAGATCCAGCAACTGGACCCCGACCACCCGGTGACCGAGCTGTGGCGCGTCATCGACGGGCAGGTTCCGGGCCGTCGCACCGACAGCCAGATCACCCTGTTCGACAGCGTGGGCTTCGCGACCGAGGATTTCAGCGCCCTGCGTCACATCTACGGCGAGTTGCAACGCACCGGCCATTACCTCGACCTCGACATGCTGGCCGACCCGGACGACCCGCGTGACCTGTTCGGGATGGTGGCGCGGGCGGACGGCGCGGGCGACTAGGCAGACGTCCCCTCGTCGGTTAGCAATTGGTGATTGCTGACAGTGCAGTTTCGCCGGGGGGCCGATGCGCATTCTCTTTACCTGCATCAAGTCGGAAAGCCATTTTCGACCGCTCCTGCCGTTGGCGCGGGGGATGCACGCGCGCGGTCATGACGTGCGGTTCGCCGCCATTGCGCCGATGGCCGAAATGATCAAGGGGCACGGCTTTCCACATCTGGTGATGGACGGCCCGTCGGACGCTGATCGCGCGGCCTTTTCCGCCATGGTCCGTGACCTGCCGAAATCAGAGATCGCGGATGCCTATGTGCCGGAGTTCTTCATGGGGCTGCTGCCTCGCGCGGCCTTGCCCAGCCTTTTGCCGCAACTGGCGGATTGGCGTCCCGACCTGATCGTCCGGGAGACGTGCGAGCTTGCCGGCTACCTCGCCGGGGAATTGCAGGGCATTCGCCATGTGCGCATGGAAATCCTGAACGCCTGGTCCGAAGACCTCTTTGCGACCCGCTTCCCGCAGGTGCTGGACGCGTTGCGGGCGTATGTCGGTCTGCCCAAGCGCCGCCGCGGCCCTTTTGTCGATGAGGCGGCCTTCACCCTTCATCCCGCACAGCTCGACCGCGTTGACCGAACCGGGACGCAGACCCCCTTTCGGTTTCGACCTGCCACAAGCGCCGCCCCCGCCGGGACGCAGACGGATTGGCTGCCGCAGGACGGCACTCCGCTGATCTATGCCACCTTCGGTACCGTTACCGCGAACCAGACGAACCCGCCGCCGATCTATGCCGACACGATCGCCGCGCTGGCCGATTTGCCGGTCTCGGTCCTGTTGACGGTTGGGCGGGACGCGCCGGACGCCCTGATGGACTGCGCCGCCCCGAATATCATCGTGCGTCGCTTTGTGCCGCAGGATCAGGTGTTTCCGCATGCACGGCTCGTGCTTTGCCACGGTGGGTCCGGCACCGTGTTGGCGGCCATGGGCGCAGGCGTGCCGATGGTGGTCGCGCCCTCCATTGCGGATCAGCCGGACAACGCACATTGCATCGCCGCCGCCGGTCTGGGCATTGCCGTGCCGGATGCCGATGCCACATCGATCCGCGCGGCCGTCGTCGCAGCCCTGGCGGACGACAGCTTGCAATCGCAGGCCGCAGCGGTCGCCCGGCAGATCGCCGAGACGCCGGACCTTGAGGCCGCGCTGGACCGGTTGGAGGCGTTTCACGCAACGTGACGGGGCCGGAGGATGCCTGAGGGTTCTTCGCCCTCAGTCGTCCTTGATGATATGCACCGTGCGGTTCGGAAACGGGATCTCGACGCCCGCCGCATCCAGCGCGATCTTGACGTCGCGGTTCATGTCCTTGCTGTAGCCGAAGAAATCTTCTCGCTTGACCCAGGCGCGGGCCAGGAAATCCACCGAAGAGGCACCCAATTCCGTCACCTTCACGGTGGGTGCCGGGTCAGCCAGAAACCGCGGGTCCGACATGAGCGTGTCGAGGATCACCTTCTCGACCAGATGCAGATCGGCATTGTAGCCGACCCCGAACGTCCATTCCGCCTGCCGCGTCGGATAGGCGGAAAAGTTGGTGATCGTGTTGCCCCAAACCTCGGAGTTGGGAATGATGATCTGCACGTTACCGACGCTGGCCAGTTCGGTGAAATTCAGGTTGATCGACTTCACCGTCCCGCTTTCACCGTTGATGGTGACGAAATCGCCCAGCTTGATGGGCCGGAAAAAGATCAGCATCACGCCCGCCGCGACGTTCGACAGGGTGCCCTGCAAGGCCAGGCCGATGGCCAGACCGGCGGCACCGATGACGGCCACCAGTGACGTCGTCTGAATGCCGAAGGTGCTCATCACGATCAGGACCGACAGGCCGATCACGACGTAGCGCGCGATGTTCGACAGGAAGTCGAACAGCGTCTGGTCCAGCCGCTTGTGCCGTTCCGCCACCGCGCGGATGCGACGGCTGACCCAACCCGCGATGATGAACCCGAGGAACAGGACCACCACGGCAGCCAGCAGATCGCCCACCAGCGCCGCCAGGAAATCGAAGGAAATGAAATCGCCCAGCGTGCGCCCGGCATAGATCTCGGTGGAAAGCAGTTCGTTCATGTCAGGCCAGTTCGTTGATCGCCCGAGCAAGCGCCCGGTCCTTGTCCGTCAGGCCCCCCGCATCGTGGGTCGTCAGGCGAATGTCCACCCGGTTCCAGACATTCGACCAGTCCGGATGATGGTCCGCCGCCTCGGCGGCCAGCGCCACGCGCGTCATGAAGCCCCAGGCCTCGGAGAAATCCTTGAACCGGAACCGGCGCTCCAGTCCGCCGTCCCGTTCCGTCCATCCGTCCGGGATCATTCCTGTTCCTCCACCTTGTCGCGTCTGAACGGGCCGTAGGCGGTCAGCACCTCGATATCTTCCTCGATGGCGCGGGCTTCGGCCTCCAGGAACTGGGCTACGGCGCGGGCAAAGCCCTCGTTCGGGATGTGATGCAGGGAATGGCAGGTGACGGGCAGATAGCCGCGCGCCAGTTTGTGGTCGCCCTGCG contains these protein-coding regions:
- the ctlX gene encoding citrulline utilization hydrolase CtlX, which produces MASVQAPSAVVMIRPLAFRSNPETRADNGFQTGGGSVEEPGRATAEFDAVVASLRAEGVTVHVHEDDGSRDTPDSVFPNNWFSTHAGGHIAVYPMFPENRRRERRWDVIEQLKQDYRVQDVIDYSGLERDGLALEGTGAMVLDHIGRVAYVARSNRADPVILERFCTHFGYEPMAFDARDARGMRVYHTNVILTIGTGFALICLDMIDDPDRRAEVAERLAEDGRDVIDLTPAQIDGFAGNALELAGRDGAVLALSARAHAVLSDAQRARITAHARLLPMPVPTIETAGGSIRCMLAGVHLSPRKAKP
- a CDS encoding 4a-hydroxytetrahydrobiopterin dehydratase; protein product: MIPDGWTERDGGLERRFRFKDFSEAWGFMTRVALAAEAADHHPDWSNVWNRVDIRLTTHDAGGLTDKDRALARAINELA
- a CDS encoding Lrp/AsnC family transcriptional regulator, translating into MDKLDLRLLAALSADGRASVSTLAADLGVTRATVRARMDRLTEAGEILGYRAVLKGDLGDRAVRGIILIEIEGQGAARITRTMARMPEVEAVHSTHGRWDLIAELGADTLEVLDRTLGRIRMIDGVSRSETNLYLSTTRG
- a CDS encoding mechanosensitive ion channel family protein, whose amino-acid sequence is MNELLSTEIYAGRTLGDFISFDFLAALVGDLLAAVVVLFLGFIIAGWVSRRIRAVAERHKRLDQTLFDFLSNIARYVVIGLSVLIVMSTFGIQTTSLVAVIGAAGLAIGLALQGTLSNVAAGVMLIFFRPIKLGDFVTINGESGTVKSINLNFTELASVGNVQIIIPNSEVWGNTITNFSAYPTRQAEWTFGVGYNADLHLVEKVILDTLMSDPRFLADPAPTVKVTELGASSVDFLARAWVKREDFFGYSKDMNRDVKIALDAAGVEIPFPNRTVHIIKDD
- a CDS encoding glycosyltransferase, which produces MRILFTCIKSESHFRPLLPLARGMHARGHDVRFAAIAPMAEMIKGHGFPHLVMDGPSDADRAAFSAMVRDLPKSEIADAYVPEFFMGLLPRAALPSLLPQLADWRPDLIVRETCELAGYLAGELQGIRHVRMEILNAWSEDLFATRFPQVLDALRAYVGLPKRRRGPFVDEAAFTLHPAQLDRVDRTGTQTPFRFRPATSAAPAGTQTDWLPQDGTPLIYATFGTVTANQTNPPPIYADTIAALADLPVSVLLTVGRDAPDALMDCAAPNIIVRRFVPQDQVFPHARLVLCHGGSGTVLAAMGAGVPMVVAPSIADQPDNAHCIAAAGLGIAVPDADATSIRAAVVAALADDSLQSQAAAVARQIAETPDLEAALDRLEAFHAT
- a CDS encoding ornithine cyclodeaminase: MTLSPSRLAMVPFVSVHDMMKIVNETGVAETIAAIADRIEADFLRWEDFDKVARVPSHSEEGVIELMPTSDGEFYGFKYVNGHPANMARGFQTVTAFGVLARVDNGYPVMLTEMTVLTALRTAAMSVVAARHLAPKGARVMAMIGNGAQCEFQALGFHHCLGIEEVRLYDIDPEATAKAARNLSRTGLRVVPCTTAEEAIAGAQIITTCTADKKQATILSDNMVGAGVHLNAIGGDCPGKTELHRDILLRSDIFVEYPPQTRVEGEIQQLDPDHPVTELWRVIDGQVPGRRTDSQITLFDSVGFATEDFSALRHIYGELQRTGHYLDLDMLADPDDPRDLFGMVARADGAGD
- the rocF gene encoding arginase, with product MTKTISLIGAPIQTGAWRRGCLMGPDALRTAGLRQALVDLGHDVTDRGNVAPLAAEVPPARNTAIRDLSLCAGWVGALQAEAGRVAAHDIPIFLGGDHLMAAGTVPAMAARAEAAGRPLFVLWLDAHSDIHDFDSTDTGNLHGTPVAYFTGLSDFSPQFPVLPARVDPANICMIGLRSVDPHEKSVLAATDIQVADMRAIDEHGIATPLRAFLDRVEAANGHLHVSFDVDFLDPDIAPAVGTTVPGGATFREAHLVMEWLHDSGLVTSLDIAELNPFMDDRGKTARLMVDFVASLFGKSVLDRPTRG